The following DNA comes from Quercus robur chromosome 1, dhQueRobu3.1, whole genome shotgun sequence.
tttcatataattcATCCAAATTTCATTCCAATTAAATAATCTGCATTTACCAACATATCTCACAATATTTGttgttattaatttaaaatttcttgaatTGTTATAGGCATGACAAGTGGCACAATAATGAGATTACATTTGTACAAGTATTAGAACAAAAAGAAGGCAAATATGGCAATTTCCataaaagaaatgatatgtttacaatatttttacaacaaatcataagtggcaggttgttaatagttattattgttggggcaaaaaagtaattttagtgttaggttcaaatttgaatcaataacaactaatcacctatgatttgttgtgaaaatgttgtaaaaatgttatgaacgtAACACCTCTCATTCCCATAATAGTTACTAGTGCATGAAGTGAAGACAATGTGGTATTGATTCTGTTTACAAGTAGCATTCATGACAAGTGTCATGCAAGCCCAACAAGAAATGGACACCTAGAAAGAACAATTTTCTATCGTCAAAGTCTCAAGTATAAATAGAAgactcattctcaagaaatggACATTATGCTCTACcgacaaacatattttttatataacaatCATTGTAATATTGGTTTCTTATGAGATTTTTTCATCATTCAAAggagtttgtaaggttttcatgCTTGTAAGTGCTTCCTCGTGACCTTATAACTGAGTTCAATCTTGTTTACCTTGTTTTATTGAAGCTTAATTCAACTTCTTAGCTGTTAGTCCTAATTGATCCATAATGTACTATCTTTGATTCATTTTGATGTATATAACCTGATTACTTAGGCTTCAAGCTTTTTACTATGCACCTTTATATGTTAatcgatttttatttttattttttattttttttgagaatactaaatagTTTTAACATATACACGGGGAGAGAGGAGAAGGTTAATCGATTAGCTGAATTAGGTAATGACTTATTTAGCTAGCAATCAATTTAAGTATAATCATGGATAACTTAGAATCATTACCATTAGATTTTACTTAGAGATTGGTTTTGGCACTTGATAACCTAGAATTTAGTTTACATGCATTccgtattttattattattttcattccttCATCGAGCAATAAATCCTCTTAATTAAAGCAATATCGAACCCCACTCTCTTAACTACGAAGTCAAATAATCCACTTAACTCTATAATCAATTATTTCGAATATTAAAATAAGACAGTGAGCCATCTATAATCAATCCAaccatattaaaattaaaatactagcATTAAACAGtgacaaaaaatttaatgtaaTAAAATAGATCAAGATTTAGTAGTTGGATTTGGTGATAAGTCCTTCCTTATTCacatttttattgaaataatttctttttataatatagaaggtttttaaaaaattactaaatccCTATTTACACAAAcgaattatcaataaaaataatgctaTTAATCCATAACTCTTTTCAAAGCCTAAAATTATCTTATAAGTCACATTTTCGTTTAATCCTAAGTTGTCAATTATGTTTAGATGGTTGTTATGATTTGTCCATTtgaacaaaatactttcaagtattgatttattttgatgTATCATTTCATGAGTtacaattaattatatatacaatatcaaATAAATATACCTCATGATTTTATATCATATCAAgttattaattcaaaattaaataattcacaTTTTTAATATCATCATTACATTAACAAACATGGTACAAGtgagaaaagttttttttttttttttttttttttaagtaataaaaagaaaatgttatatgtgaataaataataacaaaaaaaaaaaaaagagtttagccaaattggtaaaaaaaaaaaattgttttattaacctaaaagtcaaaatttatcaaaatggaTCAAAGTCTAAAGTGAAATAAATGAGTGAtttattatatttcattaaCTAGTACGAAATTTTCTCATGAAATTGATAATATTGTTTCAACatgattattgtttttttttttttgatagatcaACATGATTATTGTTCATTTGCtatattgtaattattgaattattttataaattaaaaattaaaaattccaacaaaagatttttttttttttttttaaaccgtTAAAAAATAAGGAGGGAcgatttttttgctaaattatttaaaatataatttgggTTGGGGAAGAGAAGAATCGCAGGGAAAGGGGGGCAGCCTGAGGCCAGCCAGAGTTTGTTCAAATCATCTCTCTCTACCCAATACCATGGATGCGCACCACGCCTCCCTTGGTCGTCGAACGGTACACTTCTCATCCCATCGCTTTCTGAATTTCAATATCCCCTTTTCTTCTGTTTCATTATTCCTTCAAATCTCAGTTGGAAGAGATTCGTCAAAAGAGAGCAGCTGAGAGATTGATCAAAACTTCTTCTGGACCAGATCTCACCCAACCTTCCTTTCACAATGGTTCgcaccatctctctctctctctctcataatcaaattaatttttttaaaaaaattaaatatatatatattttttctgtgTACAGATTTTGTTGGAATGAAAAAATCAGAGAGCGGAAATCGACTCACAGAGGTaggtaaaataatttgtaaataatttCAATTTGGAGAAATTtccacaaattttaattttcaagccTTAGTTTTTGATTGGTTGCTGGTTTGCTGTTATGTTTTAgtctttttttgttaattggTGTTCCAGGCCGATGTTAGTGGTTTGGTATCTCAGCTACAAGACCTACAAAGGAAGAATGCAGATTTGGAGGAAGAGAACAATAAATTGACTTCAAAGGTAACACTTCattaaattctctctctctctgtgtgtgttattgttttgtttataaTGTACAGCTAGGgaagctttcttttttctttttttttttgagtaatgaATTATATGATCAATTACTGATTAGTTAGATATTTTTTCTGTTTCAGCTTCAAACTAGGGAAGCTGAGAATGACGTGCAACAAAAGCGTTTGACTAATCTGGTAATTGAAAATCCATTCATTGTTCTTCACTATGTTTTGCAAATATAGGCTGTGTTGGTTATCATTCCTTTCTGCATTTGTCAGTTTATTTGTTATATCTGTACAAGCACATTGCACATTGTTGGCACAAGATTAAAATGGTGGGAGGTGTGTGTGAGCCTGATCTATTGTGTTGGCCATGCTTGGGTTCAGGGGAAATTTTGGTGATCTTACAATTACTGGGATATTTTTGGTAATTGAGAATTCACTAGCTGCCCTAGGCTCATTATTGCAATTTCACACAAGCTTTTTAGCTCAAGTAATAGGGCTGTATAGATATGCTCATGATCCTTGTAAATCCTTCTGTAGCTGTTATAATTAAACTGCGTGCATGTTCTcacttatatatttttggttgGTTAAGTCGTGGGAGCGTTCCATGATAGTAATTTCTAAATGAGAAATCTAATTAGAAACTCAAAAATGACACACCACCCAGCTAGATATTCATATAGTGAAAAccttgtctttttctttattttttaattttagattttctttgagGTTGAGATTTTTGCTTGTTTTGCTCATTCTTTGTTTGTCCTGCCTAAGACTTTTTGTCAGGCAAAACTCTTCTTGATGTTtcagttcaaatttttttttcctccctgtATTAGCATATGTTGTTTTTGCCATCAATTTCAGGAACAAAACACTGTACCATCTCTGAGAAAAGCTCTAAAGGATGTTGCGATGGAGAAAGATGCAGCAGTTGTTGCACGGGTACAGACTGTGCATGCTATATGTTTTCCTTACATGTTTACTaattcattttgttttcttctgtTCTTTACCCACAAAGTCTCGTATATTAGTGTAGGAGGATCTTTCTGCTCAGCTTCGTACACTCAAGAAACGCCTAAAGGAAGCAGAGGAAGAACAGTATCGAGTATGCAATCAGTTTCTATATATATGAAGgcataggaatttttttttttttttggttcttacTAGATCTCTTGCATTAGGCTGAGGAAGATGCTGCAGCCTTGAGAGCAGAGCTGAATTCAATGCAGAGACAAGCGATGAATCCACTTGGTGGAATCAACTCAATTGGAAATCCACCAGATCATGTACAAATCTTAGAAAAGGAACTAGCTAGTTTAAAATCTGGGTTACAGGTTAGAactgtttgttttaatttttttatctttcatttGAAGTGTTTGTTTATGAGTGTCTCATGGTGGCTTACATTTTTTAGCAAGTGTTAGTATTGAGGCAGCAAGAGCAACAACGATTAGTGGAGGAGCAGGCCCGGATTTCAGCTCTCGTTTCTGAAAAGCAGGAGTTGGAAGAGAAACTGACAGCTATATCTAGAAGGGCTTCAGGTATTatccatgaattttttttttgtagtttgtgTTGTATATGCAATGACTCTTGAGATTTGATGATATTTGCTATTGTAATTCCAAGATGTACATAATAAGGGCAATGAACTAGGAGTCGTTTCATAACAAAGCTTCTTTCCATGTAAACAAATTGCTGAAAATATCTATTGAGAGATGCCAATGACCTTGAGATATTGACTATTGCTGTCATGAATTTTACCCTTCAAGGAAGTATGGACCTTTAGAATACCTGTTCATTatttgtcttgttttgtttgtcAGATTTTGTTTGCATATTTGACTTAATGTTTGAATTTatctctccctccctccctctctctccacacaaacacaaatacacttatttatatatatatatggatctatatatacatatatgtaactGTCCTATATCCTGCAAGCctttaacattttcatttttattgtcAATCACAAGAACCCTATTCAACTAAATAAGGCCTATGTAGTATGTACATAATTACTTGGGAGTTAGCTGTTGGAATCCTTTTTTGCCTTTTAATTTTGGGTAATTTGTAGAGCCATATCTTCTTTTAATCACATGGCATCAGGCCTTCCAATATGGTTATATAGCTAGATTCTTTGAAGATATCTTATCTGCAGTGGTCATTGCCTTCTGGCGTATAAGAAATGTTTAGAAGATCTTTTCTACTAGCATGTTGTTCAACCATTGTGTACCCTTGTTTGTGCAATGCAGAAGAAGTTTCAGAAAAAGTGGCACAGAAGGAATTATCATTGGTAAGAGAATTTCTTTGCTTGCGTGTACTATTTTTGATTGGTCCTGGATTTGGGGTTTCACACATTGTTCTTCTATTTTAGAGTTTCAAGTTTCTCTTAGATTTTCCCTTCGagacttttgtacttttttcATTGTGTTCATCATTGTGAACATGAAGTATATTTgatcattaataaaattacattaattacttatcaaaaaaaaaaaaaaagagaatttccTTGCTTGATGATCTTGTTTTGAAATTGCAGAGTAGCTATTTCTGTAGTTTTGATCTATCAACATACCTAGTTTAGTCATAATTGGGTGAATTTGTTAATTAGTTATTTGCAAAGAAATTGTGTTTGTTAATCATTATGTCCACTACTGGTCTTTGGTAGGATTGTAAATGAGCTGAGTATTAAGAGTTCAAGATTATTCATTTAAGCTTATTTCGAACATAAGCCCAGCTTGAGCTCATCATAAACTAAATTACATGTTCAAGCTTGGttcattttcttgttgaacaaGCTCAAACTTGTTTATTATatacttgattaacttattatttttcccTATATAGTAAACACTAagatcaaaaaaattttattgttaaaaatatgtataatttttactacaaaatggactattttattatcaatacataataaataataactttAGATCTTATgaacttatttacaaacttacaTAATCCATTCTCAAatctatataagtatatatatatatatatatatattttacatgtattcatataaatgtataatattatatatacttaaatcAAGCATCATACTCATGAGTTTATTCACAAatacattattatgtttgagctTGGCTAGTTTAATAGTCAAGCTTAAGTACTTAGGCTTGAGCTTGGCTCATTTGCTAAATAAAGAAACATAGTCTGAGCTGGCTGGGTTCATTTATAACCCCAGTCTTTTGGAAAGTTCATATGAATTATCCCAATACCTTAGTTTTTTCCATAACCGTGGGCCCATGGTATCTCATTGTTTGATGCACCTAAAGTGGGCACATATTTTGGAGGCTTATGTTATGCTGTTTTGATCTTTAttctgtgtttttattttctaaattgcAGGAAGACAAGGAGAAACTTGAGAAGCAGTTGCATGATATGGCAGTAGTGGTTGAGAGATTGGAAAGTAGTAGACAGAAACTTCTGATGGAGGTTGGTCTTAGCT
Coding sequences within:
- the LOC126728620 gene encoding WEB family protein At4g27595, chloroplastic, with the translated sequence MDAHHASLGRRTLEEIRQKRAAERLIKTSSGPDLTQPSFHNDFVGMKKSESGNRLTEADVSGLVSQLQDLQRKNADLEEENNKLTSKLQTREAENDVQQKRLTNLEQNTVPSLRKALKDVAMEKDAAVVAREDLSAQLRTLKKRLKEAEEEQYRAEEDAAALRAELNSMQRQAMNPLGGINSIGNPPDHVQILEKELASLKSGLQQVLVLRQQEQQRLVEEQARISALVSEKQELEEKLTAISRRASEEVSEKVAQKELSLEDKEKLEKQLHDMAVVVERLESSRQKLLMEIDSQSSEIEQLFEENSNLSSSYQEAMGVAVHWENQVKDCLKQNEELRGTVDKLRTERARGIPESYRDGVNETGSSASTTEILSLQGQLGKEQSRAEALSAEVMQLSARLQQITQAYNGLARVYKPVLRNIESSLIKLKQDGSVTVR